The following coding sequences lie in one Drosophila bipectinata strain 14024-0381.07 chromosome XR, DbipHiC1v2, whole genome shotgun sequence genomic window:
- the Frq2 gene encoding frequenin-2, translated as MGKKNSKLKQDTIDRLTTDTYFTEKEIRQWHKGFLKDCPNGLLTEQGFIKIYKQFFPDGDPSKFASLVFRVFDENNDGAIEFEEFIRALSITSRGNLDEKLHWAFRLYDVDNDGYITREEMYNIVDAIYQMVGQQPQTEDENTPQKRVDKIFDQMDKNHDDRLTLEEFREGSKADPRIVQALSLGGD; from the exons ATGGGCAAGAAGAACTCCAAATTGAAGCAGGACACCATCGATCGCCTGACAACAGACACATAtt TTACCGAAAAGGAAATCCGTCAATG GCACAAAGGCTTTCTCAAAGACTGTCCCAATGGTTTGCTGACCGAACAA GGCTTCATCAAAATCTATAAGCAATTCTTCCCCGACGGAGACCCCAGCAAGTTTGCCTCGTTGGTCTTTCGCGTCTTCGACGAGAACAat GACGGAGCCATCGAATTCGAGGAGTTTATCCGAGCACTTTCCATTACATCACGCGGAAACTTAGATGAGAAATTGCATT gGGCCTTCCGACTCTACGATGTGGACAACGACGGCTATATTACTCGCGAGGAGATGTACAACATAGTGGATGCCATCTACCAAATGGTG GGCCAGCAACCTCAGACGGAGGACGAGAATACGCCCCAGAAGAGAGTGGACAAGATCTTCGATCAGATGGACAAGAATCACGATGATCGCCTCACCCTGGAGGAGTTCCGCGAGGGCAGTAAGGCTGATCCACGTATAGTGCAGGCATTAAGTTTAGGTGGTGATTAA
- the Hesr gene encoding enhancer of split mgamma protein, translating into MSPPKSQEQVKSRPSISSTGSGAMSRTYQYRKVMKPLLERKRRARINRCLEQLKLLIRETAYMDAEALAKLEKADILEMTVHQLQDRRRPVTTATTAHFQRLAMERYWNGFRQCALEVSRFLQRHDRQLNEKFLEAMEQYLPTSQPHPSIWRPWKS; encoded by the exons ATGTCGCCTCCCAAGAGCCAAGAGCAGGTCAAGAGTAGACCCTCCATATCCTCAACTGGATCGGGAGCCATGTCCAGGACGTATCAGTACAGGAAGGTGATGAAGCCGCTGTTGGAAAGGAAGCGTCGTGCCAGAATAAATCGCTGTTTAGAGCAGTTGAAGCTGCTGATCAGGGAGACGGCCTATATG GATGCTGAGGCTTTGGCCAAGCTGGAAAAGGCCGACATCCTGGAGATGACTGTCCACCAATTGCAGGACAGACGTCGGCCGGTGACCACCGCTACCACCGCCCATTTCCAGCGTCTGGCCATGGAACGCTACTGGAATGGCTTCCGGCAGTGCGCCCTGGAGGTCTCACGATTCCTACAGCGTCATGATAGGCAACTGAATGAGAAGTTTCTGGAGGCCATGGAGCAGTATCTGCCCACCAGTCAGCCACATCCGTCCATCTGGCGTCCCTGGAAGTCTTGA